A single window of Pirellulales bacterium DNA harbors:
- a CDS encoding POT family MFS transporter, with the protein MSTQYRTVPEDTERMPSGVPYIIGNEMAERFSYYGMRSILVVYMTKFLLDASGSLDLMTEDQATANTSWFYSAVYFCPMLGALLSDGLLGKYRTIFWVSLIYCLGHLVLSIGGTAPGNALGLSPRVALAVGLGLIALGSGGIKPCVSANVGDQFGPRNAHMMERVYSWFYFSINFGSSFSTILIPWLLHKHGPHVAFGLPGILMGLATLIFWMGRKKFVHAPPGGLDFVREAITPAGLRALRTPVIVTLFVAIFWSLYDQSSTKWILQADKMDRHAFGTEWHSEQVHTLNPILILIFIPIFSYAIYPAVNRVFRLTPIRKIAIGLFLTALAFVISAWIQTMIERGETPTIYWQGLAYVVLTSAEVMVSITGLEFSYTVAPKNMKSVVMAIWLLSNSLGNVVTAAVNTVIQKTDGTSKLPGASYYWFFVGLMIVAATGFALVSLTFPKTHPRDDEPAAA; encoded by the coding sequence ATGTCGACCCAATATCGCACTGTGCCGGAAGATACCGAGCGGATGCCCAGCGGCGTCCCGTACATCATCGGCAACGAGATGGCGGAGCGATTCAGCTACTACGGCATGCGGTCCATCCTGGTCGTGTACATGACGAAGTTCCTACTGGACGCCTCGGGCAGCTTGGACCTCATGACCGAGGATCAGGCCACGGCCAATACGTCCTGGTTCTATTCAGCCGTCTATTTCTGCCCGATGCTCGGAGCATTACTGTCCGACGGATTGCTGGGCAAATACCGCACGATCTTTTGGGTCTCGCTTATCTACTGCCTGGGGCACCTGGTACTCTCCATCGGCGGAACCGCGCCCGGTAATGCCTTAGGCTTGTCGCCACGCGTCGCGTTGGCCGTCGGATTGGGATTGATTGCCCTGGGCTCGGGTGGGATTAAGCCGTGCGTGTCGGCCAACGTGGGCGATCAGTTTGGCCCGCGGAACGCGCACATGATGGAGCGCGTCTATTCGTGGTTTTATTTCTCGATCAACTTTGGCTCATCGTTTTCGACGATCCTTATACCTTGGCTGCTGCATAAGCATGGACCGCACGTCGCCTTCGGCTTGCCAGGCATTTTGATGGGATTGGCAACTCTGATTTTCTGGATGGGTCGAAAGAAGTTCGTGCATGCCCCGCCGGGCGGCCTGGACTTTGTTCGCGAGGCTATCACGCCGGCAGGCTTGCGTGCATTGCGCACGCCCGTGATTGTCACGCTATTCGTGGCCATTTTTTGGTCCCTATACGATCAAAGCAGCACAAAGTGGATTTTGCAGGCCGACAAGATGGACCGGCATGCCTTTGGCACCGAATGGCATTCTGAACAGGTACACACGCTGAACCCGATTCTGATATTGATCTTCATTCCGATCTTTTCTTACGCCATCTATCCGGCAGTGAATCGGGTGTTCCGTTTGACGCCGATACGCAAGATCGCCATTGGCCTGTTTCTTACCGCCCTGGCATTCGTCATCTCGGCGTGGATCCAAACGATGATCGAGCGCGGCGAAACACCGACTATTTATTGGCAAGGGCTGGCCTACGTGGTGCTCACGTCGGCCGAGGTGATGGTCTCGATCACCGGCTTGGAATTCTCTTACACCGTGGCCCCCAAGAACATGAAGTCGGTGGTGATGGCGATTTGGCTGTTGTCGAACTCGTTGGGCAACGTCGTCACGGCCGCCGTCAACACGGTTATTCAGAAAACGGACGGCACGAGCAAGCTCCCCGGCGCCAGCTACTACTGGTTCTTTGTGGGATTAATGATCGTGGCCGCCACGGGCTTTGCGCTG
- a CDS encoding RNA pseudouridine synthase — MIDAQVQLLYELGPVLVVRKPAGLLTQAPPGIDSLEARIKSWIKSRDQKPGNVYLGVPHRMDRPVSGAMVFARHARAARRLSEQFEGRLIKKIYWACVAGDVTPASGTWTDYVRKVPGEPRAELVAADHPEGREAVLHYRVLATRPWGTWLAIELETGRTHQIRIQTSARGHAVLGDTLYGSDRLFGPVHEDERLRAIALHGRSLTFRHPMNQEMVSITAPLAAEWSMLDLPIDD; from the coding sequence ATGATCGACGCGCAGGTGCAGCTTCTATACGAACTGGGACCGGTCCTTGTGGTCCGCAAGCCGGCCGGCCTGCTGACGCAAGCGCCCCCCGGCATCGACAGCCTCGAAGCGCGCATCAAGTCCTGGATCAAATCGCGCGATCAGAAACCAGGCAACGTCTATCTCGGCGTGCCCCATCGCATGGATCGGCCGGTGTCGGGCGCGATGGTATTTGCGCGGCACGCCCGGGCCGCGCGACGCTTGAGCGAACAATTCGAAGGGCGCTTAATAAAAAAGATTTACTGGGCCTGCGTCGCCGGCGACGTCACTCCGGCCTCGGGCACCTGGACCGACTACGTGCGCAAGGTGCCGGGCGAGCCACGCGCCGAGTTGGTGGCCGCCGATCACCCCGAAGGGCGCGAAGCCGTGCTGCACTATCGCGTGCTGGCGACTCGCCCGTGGGGCACGTGGTTGGCGATCGAGCTCGAGACCGGCCGCACGCATCAGATTCGCATCCAAACAAGCGCGCGAGGACATGCCGTATTAGGGGATACACTCTACGGTTCGGACCGACTGTTTGGCCCTGTACACGAAGACGAGCGGCTGCGAGCGATTGCATTGCACGGCCGCAGCCTGACGTTTCGTCATCCGATGAACCAGGAGATGGTCTCGATCACCGCACCACTGGCAGCCGAATGGAGCATGCTCGATTTGCCGATTGACGACTGA